A portion of the Suricata suricatta isolate VVHF042 chromosome 11, meerkat_22Aug2017_6uvM2_HiC, whole genome shotgun sequence genome contains these proteins:
- the RCOR2 gene encoding REST corepressor 2 isoform X2 produces the protein MPSVMEKPSAGSGILSRSRAKTAPNGGQPHSEDDSSEEEHSHDSMIRVGTNYQAVIPECKPESPARYSNKELKGMLVWSPNHCVSDAKLDKYIAMAKEKHGYNIEQALGMLLWHKHDVEKSLADLANFTPFPDEWTVEDKVLFEQAFGFHGKCFQRIQQMLPDKLIPSLVKYYYSWKKTRSRTSVMDRQARRLGGRKDKEDSDELEEGRGAVSEGEPDAGDPKREPLPSRPLNTRPGPGKKEAQGSQYRHHPLRTRRRPPKGMYLSPEGLTAVSGSPDLANLTLRGLDSQLISLKRQVQSMKQTNSSLRQALEGGIDPLRPPEANTKFNSRWTTDEQLLAVQAIRRYGKDFGAIAEVIGNKTLTQVQITSVSTSVPRSLPPVPPPPPPPTSLSQPPPLLRPPLPTAPTLLRQPPPLQQGRFLQPRLAPNQPPPPLIRPALAASRHSARPGPQPPPTLIGAPLEPPAPSL, from the exons ATGCCCTCCGTGATGGAGAAGCCGAGCGCGGGCTCCGGGATCCTATCCCGCAGCCGGGCCAAGACGGCGCCCAACGGCGGACAGCCGCACTCGGAGGATGACAGCAGCGAGGAGGAGCACTCGCACG ACAGCATGATCCGCGTTGGAACCAATTACCAGGCCGTAATTCCAGAGTGCAAGCCTG AGAGTCCTGCACGCTACAGCAACAAGGAACTCAAAGGGATGCTGGTGTGGTCGCCCAACCACTGTGTGTCGGATGCCAAGC TTGACAAGTACATCGCGATGGCCAAGGAGAAGCATGGCTACAACATTGAGCAG GCACTGGGCATGCTCTTGTGGCACAAGCATGACGTGGAGAAGTCACTGGCTGACTTGGCCAACTTCACCCCGTTTCCTGATGAGTGGACTGTGGAGGACAAGGTGCTGTTTGAACAGGCCTTTGGGTTCCACGGCAAGTGCTTCCAGAGGATCCAGCAGATG CTGCCAGACAAGCTGATCCCCAGCCTGGTAAAGTATTACTACTCATGGAAGAAGACCCGCAGCCGGACCAGCGTGATGGACAGACAGGCTCGGCGGCTGGGGGGTCgaaaagacaaagaagacag TGATGAGCTCGAGGAGGGACGGGGAGCCGTGAGTGAGGGAGAGCCAGATGCTGGAGACCCCAAGAGAGAG CCTCTGCCCTCTCGGCCCCTGAATACCCGCCCAGGCCCTGGGAAGAAGGAAGCTCAGGGTTCTCAGTACCGCCACCACCCTCTGCGAACCCGGCGTCGCCCACCCAAGGGCATGTACCTGAGCCCTGAGGGCCTCACTGCTGTGTCAGGGAGCCCCGACCTTGCCAACCTCACGCTTCGAGGCCTTGACTCGCAGCTCATCTCCCTCAAGCGCCAG GTGCAAAGCATGAAGCAGACCAATAGCAGCCTCCGTCAAGCGCTGGAGGGTGGCATCGACCCACTGCGCCCCCCTGAG GCCAACACCAAGTTCAACTCCCGCTGGACCACAGACGAGCAGCTGTTGGCTGTGCAAG CCATCCGTAGGTATGGCAAAGACTTCGGGGCTATCGCAGAGGTGATTGGGAACAAGACTCTAACCCAG GTGCAGATCACGTCCGTGTCTACATCCGTGCCCCGATCGCTACCTCCTGTGCcgccccctcctccgccccccaCCTCGCTGTCCCAGCCGCCCCCGCTGCTGAGGCCCCCTCTGCCTACGGCTCCCACTCTGCTCCGCCAGCCACCCCCACTCCAGCAGGGCCGCTTCCTCCAGCCCCGGCTGGCCCCCAACCAGCCCCCGCCACCTCTCATCCGCCCTGCTCTGGCCGCCTCCCGCCACAGTGCCCGCCCTGGCCCTCAGCCCCCGCCCACTCTGATTGGAGCCCCTCTGGAGCCCCCGGCACCCTCACTCTGA
- the RCOR2 gene encoding REST corepressor 2 isoform X1, whose product MPSVMEKPSAGSGILSRSRAKTAPNGGQPHSEDDSSEEEHSHDSMIRVGTNYQAVIPECKPESPARYSNKELKGMLVWSPNHCVSDAKLDKYIAMAKEKHGYNIEQALGMLLWHKHDVEKSLADLANFTPFPDEWTVEDKVLFEQAFGFHGKCFQRIQQMLPDKLIPSLVKYYYSWKKTRSRTSVMDRQARRLGGRKDKEDSDELEEGRGAVSEGEPDAGDPKREPLPSRPLNTRPGPGKKEAQGSQYRHHPLRTRRRPPKGMYLSPEGLTAVSGSPDLANLTLRGLDSQLISLKRQVQSMKQTNSSLRQALEGGIDPLRPPEANTKFNSRWTTDEQLLAVQAIRRYGKDFGAIAEVIGNKTLTQVKTFFVSYRRRFNLEEVLQEWEAEQDGAPGAPVPVEESRRGAPLPAPALEEDDEVQITSVSTSVPRSLPPVPPPPPPPTSLSQPPPLLRPPLPTAPTLLRQPPPLQQGRFLQPRLAPNQPPPPLIRPALAASRHSARPGPQPPPTLIGAPLEPPAPSL is encoded by the exons ATGCCCTCCGTGATGGAGAAGCCGAGCGCGGGCTCCGGGATCCTATCCCGCAGCCGGGCCAAGACGGCGCCCAACGGCGGACAGCCGCACTCGGAGGATGACAGCAGCGAGGAGGAGCACTCGCACG ACAGCATGATCCGCGTTGGAACCAATTACCAGGCCGTAATTCCAGAGTGCAAGCCTG AGAGTCCTGCACGCTACAGCAACAAGGAACTCAAAGGGATGCTGGTGTGGTCGCCCAACCACTGTGTGTCGGATGCCAAGC TTGACAAGTACATCGCGATGGCCAAGGAGAAGCATGGCTACAACATTGAGCAG GCACTGGGCATGCTCTTGTGGCACAAGCATGACGTGGAGAAGTCACTGGCTGACTTGGCCAACTTCACCCCGTTTCCTGATGAGTGGACTGTGGAGGACAAGGTGCTGTTTGAACAGGCCTTTGGGTTCCACGGCAAGTGCTTCCAGAGGATCCAGCAGATG CTGCCAGACAAGCTGATCCCCAGCCTGGTAAAGTATTACTACTCATGGAAGAAGACCCGCAGCCGGACCAGCGTGATGGACAGACAGGCTCGGCGGCTGGGGGGTCgaaaagacaaagaagacag TGATGAGCTCGAGGAGGGACGGGGAGCCGTGAGTGAGGGAGAGCCAGATGCTGGAGACCCCAAGAGAGAG CCTCTGCCCTCTCGGCCCCTGAATACCCGCCCAGGCCCTGGGAAGAAGGAAGCTCAGGGTTCTCAGTACCGCCACCACCCTCTGCGAACCCGGCGTCGCCCACCCAAGGGCATGTACCTGAGCCCTGAGGGCCTCACTGCTGTGTCAGGGAGCCCCGACCTTGCCAACCTCACGCTTCGAGGCCTTGACTCGCAGCTCATCTCCCTCAAGCGCCAG GTGCAAAGCATGAAGCAGACCAATAGCAGCCTCCGTCAAGCGCTGGAGGGTGGCATCGACCCACTGCGCCCCCCTGAG GCCAACACCAAGTTCAACTCCCGCTGGACCACAGACGAGCAGCTGTTGGCTGTGCAAG CCATCCGTAGGTATGGCAAAGACTTCGGGGCTATCGCAGAGGTGATTGGGAACAAGACTCTAACCCAGGTGAAGACCTTCTTCGTGAGCTACCGGCGCCGCTTCAATCTGGAGGAGGTGCTGCAGGAGTGGGAGGCTGAGCAGGACGGGGCCCCCGGGGCCCCCGTACCAGTGGAGGAGTCCAGGAGAGGGGCCCCCTTGCCAGCCCCAGCCCTAGAGGAAGACGACGAG GTGCAGATCACGTCCGTGTCTACATCCGTGCCCCGATCGCTACCTCCTGTGCcgccccctcctccgccccccaCCTCGCTGTCCCAGCCGCCCCCGCTGCTGAGGCCCCCTCTGCCTACGGCTCCCACTCTGCTCCGCCAGCCACCCCCACTCCAGCAGGGCCGCTTCCTCCAGCCCCGGCTGGCCCCCAACCAGCCCCCGCCACCTCTCATCCGCCCTGCTCTGGCCGCCTCCCGCCACAGTGCCCGCCCTGGCCCTCAGCCCCCGCCCACTCTGATTGGAGCCCCTCTGGAGCCCCCGGCACCCTCACTCTGA
- the RCOR2 gene encoding REST corepressor 2 isoform X3, protein MPSVMEKPSAGSGILSRSRAKTAPNGGQPHSEDDSSEEEHSHDSMIRVGTNYQAVIPECKPESPARYSNKELKGMLVWSPNHCVSDAKLDKYIAMAKEKHGYNIEQALGMLLWHKHDVEKSLADLANFTPFPDEWTVEDKVLFEQAFGFHGKCFQRIQQMLPDKLIPSLVKYYYSWKKTRSRTSVMDRQARRLGGRKDKEDSDELEEGRGAVSEGEPDAGDPKREPLPSRPLNTRPGPGKKEAQGSQYRHHPLRTRRRPPKGMYLSPEGLTAVSGSPDLANLTLRGLDSQLISLKRQVQSMKQTNSSLRQALEGGIDPLRPPEANTKFNSRWTTDEQLLAVQGADHVRVYIRAPIATSCAAPSSAPHLAVPAAPAAEAPSAYGSHSAPPATPTPAGPLPPAPAGPQPAPATSHPPCSGRLPPQCPPWPSAPAHSDWSPSGAPGTLTLSPAALHPPERL, encoded by the exons ATGCCCTCCGTGATGGAGAAGCCGAGCGCGGGCTCCGGGATCCTATCCCGCAGCCGGGCCAAGACGGCGCCCAACGGCGGACAGCCGCACTCGGAGGATGACAGCAGCGAGGAGGAGCACTCGCACG ACAGCATGATCCGCGTTGGAACCAATTACCAGGCCGTAATTCCAGAGTGCAAGCCTG AGAGTCCTGCACGCTACAGCAACAAGGAACTCAAAGGGATGCTGGTGTGGTCGCCCAACCACTGTGTGTCGGATGCCAAGC TTGACAAGTACATCGCGATGGCCAAGGAGAAGCATGGCTACAACATTGAGCAG GCACTGGGCATGCTCTTGTGGCACAAGCATGACGTGGAGAAGTCACTGGCTGACTTGGCCAACTTCACCCCGTTTCCTGATGAGTGGACTGTGGAGGACAAGGTGCTGTTTGAACAGGCCTTTGGGTTCCACGGCAAGTGCTTCCAGAGGATCCAGCAGATG CTGCCAGACAAGCTGATCCCCAGCCTGGTAAAGTATTACTACTCATGGAAGAAGACCCGCAGCCGGACCAGCGTGATGGACAGACAGGCTCGGCGGCTGGGGGGTCgaaaagacaaagaagacag TGATGAGCTCGAGGAGGGACGGGGAGCCGTGAGTGAGGGAGAGCCAGATGCTGGAGACCCCAAGAGAGAG CCTCTGCCCTCTCGGCCCCTGAATACCCGCCCAGGCCCTGGGAAGAAGGAAGCTCAGGGTTCTCAGTACCGCCACCACCCTCTGCGAACCCGGCGTCGCCCACCCAAGGGCATGTACCTGAGCCCTGAGGGCCTCACTGCTGTGTCAGGGAGCCCCGACCTTGCCAACCTCACGCTTCGAGGCCTTGACTCGCAGCTCATCTCCCTCAAGCGCCAG GTGCAAAGCATGAAGCAGACCAATAGCAGCCTCCGTCAAGCGCTGGAGGGTGGCATCGACCCACTGCGCCCCCCTGAG GCCAACACCAAGTTCAACTCCCGCTGGACCACAGACGAGCAGCTGTTGGCTGTGCAAG GTGCAGATCACGTCCGTGTCTACATCCGTGCCCCGATCGCTACCTCCTGTGCcgccccctcctccgccccccaCCTCGCTGTCCCAGCCGCCCCCGCTGCTGAGGCCCCCTCTGCCTACGGCTCCCACTCTGCTCCGCCAGCCACCCCCACTCCAGCAGGGCCGCTTCCTCCAGCCCCGGCTGGCCCCCAACCAGCCCCCGCCACCTCTCATCCGCCCTGCTCTGGCCGCCTCCCGCCACAGTGCCCGCCCTGGCCCTCAGCCCCCGCCCACTCTGATTGGAGCCCCTCTGGAGCCCCCGGCACCCTCACTCTGAGCCCTGCGGCTCTCCACCCACCAGAGAGGCTCTGA